A window of Actinomadura rubteroloni contains these coding sequences:
- a CDS encoding helix-hairpin-helix domain-containing protein, translating into MAIELPKISAPARRALAAAGHDDLESLTTATEREIAGLHGMGPKALGTLREALAEHGLAFRAD; encoded by the coding sequence ATGGCCATCGAACTTCCCAAAATCTCCGCGCCCGCGCGCCGCGCGCTGGCGGCGGCGGGCCACGACGACCTGGAGAGCCTGACGACCGCGACCGAACGCGAGATCGCCGGCCTGCACGGCATGGGGCCGAAGGCCCTCGGCACGCTGCGCGAAGCCCTCGCCGAACACGGCCTCGCGTTCAGAGCGGATTGA
- a CDS encoding AMP-binding protein, which translates to MPLETIRTLAGNLLAGTARPDRLARVPFQMTRYGAVPAVVGAMSALRFPHRVALIDERGTLTFAELERKAAALATALRDSVTGDGRIGVLARNHRGFVLAVLGLSRLGHDVVLLNTDFSAPQLGAVADREGIALLLHDAEFDELVDASGFAGVRVHSYGDAQLGSLIEDVEPVPFSPERPGRLVIMTSGTTGTPKGARHDYSLPALLAGGLSFARRAPMRSGSPVVVAPPLFHVLGFGFLMMGLALGSPVVLAPRFDPAATLAAIERHEAGTLVAVPIMLQRMLDVPYGPRPMSLRTVLCGGSALLPHLSERFMDEFGDVLRNLYGATETGWAAIATPEDLRAAPGTVGRPSLGIKVKILDADGRELPAGETGEIFTGGGLRFSGYTGGGGKDVRNGLTATGDLGHLDASGRLFVDGRADDMIVSGGENVFPGEVEDLLNRHEDVAEVTVTGVPDDTFGERLAAHVVLVPGAATTADDLRDYVRQRLARFKVPRDIVFVPELPRTSTGKVRRRSLPDA; encoded by the coding sequence ATGCCGCTGGAGACGATCCGGACGCTGGCGGGCAACCTCCTCGCCGGCACCGCGCGACCCGACCGGCTGGCGCGCGTCCCGTTCCAGATGACGCGGTACGGGGCCGTCCCGGCGGTCGTCGGCGCGATGTCCGCGCTGCGCTTCCCGCACCGCGTCGCGCTGATCGACGAGCGCGGCACGCTGACGTTCGCCGAGCTGGAGCGCAAGGCCGCCGCGCTCGCCACCGCGCTGCGCGACAGCGTCACCGGGGACGGACGGATCGGCGTCCTCGCCCGCAACCACCGCGGCTTCGTCCTCGCGGTGCTGGGCCTGTCGCGGCTCGGGCACGACGTCGTCCTGCTGAACACCGACTTCTCCGCGCCGCAGCTCGGCGCCGTCGCCGACCGCGAGGGCATCGCGCTGCTGCTGCACGACGCCGAGTTCGACGAGCTGGTGGACGCGTCCGGATTCGCCGGGGTCCGCGTCCACAGCTACGGCGACGCGCAGCTCGGCTCGCTCATCGAGGACGTCGAGCCGGTGCCCTTCTCCCCCGAACGGCCGGGCCGGCTCGTGATCATGACGTCCGGCACGACCGGCACCCCGAAAGGCGCACGCCACGACTACTCGCTGCCCGCGCTGCTCGCCGGGGGCCTGTCGTTCGCGCGCCGCGCGCCGATGCGGTCGGGGTCGCCGGTGGTGGTGGCGCCGCCGCTGTTCCACGTCCTCGGCTTCGGGTTCCTGATGATGGGGCTGGCGCTCGGCTCGCCGGTCGTCCTGGCCCCCCGGTTCGACCCGGCCGCGACGCTCGCGGCGATCGAACGGCACGAGGCGGGCACGCTCGTCGCCGTGCCGATCATGCTCCAGCGGATGCTGGACGTCCCGTACGGGCCGCGCCCGATGTCGCTGAGAACGGTCCTGTGCGGCGGCTCGGCGCTGCTCCCGCACCTCTCGGAGCGGTTCATGGACGAGTTCGGGGACGTCCTGCGCAACCTCTACGGCGCGACCGAGACCGGCTGGGCCGCCATCGCGACCCCCGAGGACCTGCGCGCCGCGCCCGGCACGGTCGGCCGCCCGTCCCTCGGCATCAAGGTGAAGATCCTGGACGCCGACGGCCGCGAACTCCCGGCGGGCGAGACCGGCGAGATCTTCACCGGCGGCGGCCTGCGCTTCTCCGGCTACACCGGCGGGGGCGGCAAGGACGTCCGGAACGGCCTGACCGCGACCGGCGACCTCGGCCACCTGGACGCGTCCGGCCGCCTCTTCGTGGACGGCCGCGCCGACGACATGATCGTCTCCGGCGGCGAGAACGTCTTCCCCGGCGAGGTGGAGGACCTGCTGAACCGGCACGAGGACGTCGCCGAGGTCACCGTCACCGGCGTCCCCGACGACACCTTCGGCGAACGCCTCGCCGCCCACGTCGTGCTCGTCCCCGGCGCGGCGACGACGGCCGACGACCTGCGCGACTACGTCAGGCAGCGCCTGGCCCGCTTCAAGGTGCCGCGCGACATCGTGTTCGTCCCCGAACTCCCCCGCACGAGCACCGGCAAGGTCCGCCGCCGCTCCCTCCCCGACGCCTGA
- a CDS encoding class I SAM-dependent methyltransferase, producing the protein MPTTHDERIVAEFTKQAVTFADPSLNGAFVNHLDRLIAFADPELDLDDIVLEVAAGTGIVGRALAPRVRHVTALDLTPAMLATGKCDADRAGLTNVTFTLGDATALPYLDKSYTLIITRFSVHQVADPARMIAEMARVGRPGAALIIADIVRPDGLDGDPDRIERLRDPSHGTLLTADRIAALVEDAGAEVKRTDGYEIVRPLEPWLASARTPSDVADQIRAELTAELAGGPATGMRPVRKDGELHFTHSYLHLQANVG; encoded by the coding sequence GTGCCGACGACCCACGACGAGAGAATCGTTGCCGAGTTCACCAAGCAGGCGGTCACGTTCGCCGATCCGAGCCTGAACGGCGCGTTCGTCAACCATCTGGACCGGCTGATCGCGTTCGCCGACCCCGAACTCGACCTGGACGACATCGTGCTGGAGGTCGCCGCCGGGACGGGCATCGTCGGCCGGGCGCTGGCGCCGCGCGTCCGGCACGTCACCGCGCTCGACCTCACGCCCGCGATGCTGGCGACGGGCAAGTGCGACGCGGACCGGGCCGGGCTGACGAACGTCACGTTCACGCTCGGCGACGCGACCGCGCTGCCCTACCTGGACAAGTCGTACACGCTGATCATCACGCGGTTCTCCGTCCACCAGGTCGCCGACCCGGCGCGGATGATCGCCGAGATGGCGCGGGTCGGCCGGCCCGGCGCGGCGCTGATCATCGCCGACATCGTCCGGCCGGACGGGCTGGACGGCGACCCCGACCGGATCGAGCGGCTGCGCGACCCGTCGCACGGCACGCTGCTCACTGCCGACCGGATCGCGGCGCTGGTCGAGGACGCTGGCGCGGAGGTCAAGCGCACGGACGGGTACGAGATCGTCCGGCCGCTGGAGCCGTGGCTGGCGTCCGCGCGGACGCCCTCCGACGTCGCCGACCAGATCCGCGCGGAGTTGACCGCCGAGCTGGCCGGAGGCCCGGCGACGGGGATGCGGCCCGTCCGGAAAGACGGCGAACTTCACTTCACCCACTCGTACCTGCACCTTCAGGCGAATGTTGGGTGA
- a CDS encoding metal-dependent hydrolase — MGVPTVNDTAVDERHPPMKVRRVTFDWSRTPVHWIPDAPAATHMVNFFQILLTTGEKWFVQCVQEATPYLDDPRLRAEIKDFIGQEIVHARNHQGVLDQLLAENGLPTDHITGPAHAQLTERAKKMAELARRSPRRFRRRLLFELGAVSAIEHYTAVVGEWIIKNTVLDECGADPVMLDLFRWHGAEEVEHRSVVFDVFEQLGGKYPLRAVSWVIAVTLLSSTLAAGTLDLLRRDPAIKGPVTLPRVYRSYRRSVRRGQIPGMAMFFLKEGLIYLRPSHHPSKVCSTQLAVDYLKRSPAAQAAGYTPY, encoded by the coding sequence ATGGGGGTTCCCACGGTGAACGACACGGCGGTGGACGAACGGCATCCGCCGATGAAAGTGAGGCGCGTCACCTTTGATTGGTCGCGGACGCCCGTCCACTGGATTCCGGACGCACCTGCGGCCACCCATATGGTGAATTTCTTCCAAATTTTGCTGACCACGGGCGAGAAATGGTTCGTCCAGTGCGTGCAGGAGGCGACGCCGTACCTGGACGACCCGCGGCTGCGCGCCGAGATCAAGGACTTCATCGGGCAGGAGATCGTCCACGCGCGCAACCACCAGGGCGTCCTGGACCAGTTGCTCGCCGAGAACGGCCTGCCGACCGACCACATCACCGGGCCCGCGCACGCGCAGCTCACCGAGCGCGCGAAGAAGATGGCCGAGCTGGCGCGGCGCTCGCCGCGCAGGTTCCGGCGGCGGCTGCTGTTCGAGCTGGGCGCGGTGAGCGCGATCGAGCACTACACGGCGGTCGTCGGCGAGTGGATCATCAAGAACACCGTGCTGGACGAGTGCGGCGCCGACCCGGTCATGCTGGACCTGTTCCGCTGGCACGGCGCCGAGGAGGTCGAGCACCGGTCGGTGGTGTTCGACGTCTTCGAGCAGCTCGGCGGGAAGTACCCGCTGCGCGCGGTGTCGTGGGTGATCGCGGTGACGCTGCTGTCGTCCACGCTGGCGGCGGGCACGCTGGACCTGCTGCGCCGCGACCCGGCGATCAAGGGACCGGTGACGCTCCCGCGCGTCTACCGCTCCTATCGCAGGTCGGTGCGGCGCGGGCAGATCCCGGGCATGGCGATGTTCTTCCTCAAGGAGGGACTGATCTATCTGCGTCCGTCGCACCACCCGTCGAAGGTGTGCTCGACGCAGCTCGCGGTCGACTACCTCAAGCGGTCCCCGGCGGCGCAGGCGGCGGGATATACACCTTACTGA
- a CDS encoding ATP-dependent DNA helicase, translating to MITPAELARLLELPEPTREQAEVIAAPLAPMAVIAGAGSGKSETMAARVVWLVANGFVRPERVLGLTFTRKAAAELAVRVRKRLDALFEALPEDELERLGGDDLRHGEPMVATYHSYAARLFGDHALREALEPTMRLISPAVAWQLCSRVVDAYDGPMDEVDWSPDTVTKAVMELAGDLAEHLRGPEDIRRVGAWLDARFAALAKPLNAQRDIVRKQAVRERLLPLIEAYRQAKRNREVVDHGDQMALAARIAARHPEVGMIERSRFSVVLLDEYQDTSQAQLVLLRSLFGGGHPVTAVGDPCQSIYGWRGASAGNLLRFTHDFPRRPAIEGPRGRPAEPAPVRQLSRSFRNGERILAAAARVQEELRADTAQVPVLTPGAGREGRGRVECALLPTVEDEAERIAARVLALPLAETAPDGEPSDEPLRWSDIAVLARKRSQFPLIRRALEARGIPVEVVGLGGLLTVPEVQDVVATLRVMHDPSAGAALARLLTGPRWRLGPRDLVALGRRARELALDAARDITPPETPPEAAPPGDADPLSRLVTELNQETGSLIDALDDLGPSPGGRSGSVGRGNTAFSPEGYGRLRRLRDELRQLRSQAGLALPDLVTEVERALGLDIEVAARSGLDPVTARADLDAFVDAAAAFAGDAEDPTLGAFLAYLSAAESEEFGLEAGRVGETDSVKLLTVHASKGLEWPVVIVPGLASAAQKNGAPAKGSVFPSPPQNATRWTANARVLPFPLRGDRLDLPVLRGLEKDDLAAFDAACAERDLREERRLAYVAVTRASSLLIATGYRWGASGRPLGPSPFLEEIRAVCLAGAGTVAAWAEPPEDGAANPLLARAEEGAWPPQPDTGPRYAAIVEAARMVEDATRGRNRPWAGRDGLAEPDRLRMSAWARDVELLLAERDRGRGGDGLQVELPAHLTVSSLVTLARDPAALARQIRRPMPRPPAPHARRGTAFHSWLEGRWGQQRLLDLDELPGATDAEAAPDTDFEELRVRFEESEWAAREPLDIEVPFETMIGDRLVRGRMDAVFRSGADAYEVVDWKTGALPSDADAAAAAVQLAAYRLAWAELAGVPLDRVSAAFHYVRANRTIRPADLLDASGLAALLETVPAT from the coding sequence ATGATCACTCCGGCGGAGCTGGCGCGCCTGCTGGAGCTGCCGGAGCCGACGCGCGAGCAGGCGGAGGTGATCGCGGCGCCGCTGGCGCCGATGGCGGTGATCGCGGGCGCCGGGTCGGGCAAGAGCGAGACGATGGCGGCCCGCGTGGTGTGGCTGGTGGCGAACGGGTTCGTCCGGCCGGAGCGGGTGCTCGGGCTGACGTTCACCCGCAAGGCCGCCGCCGAGCTGGCCGTCCGGGTCCGCAAGCGGCTGGACGCGCTGTTCGAGGCGCTGCCCGAGGACGAGCTGGAACGCCTCGGCGGCGACGACCTGCGCCACGGCGAGCCGATGGTCGCGACGTACCACTCCTACGCGGCGCGGCTGTTCGGCGACCACGCGCTGCGCGAGGCGCTGGAGCCGACGATGCGGCTGATCTCCCCGGCGGTCGCGTGGCAGCTCTGCTCGCGGGTCGTGGACGCCTACGACGGCCCGATGGACGAGGTGGACTGGTCGCCCGACACCGTCACCAAGGCCGTCATGGAACTGGCGGGCGACCTGGCGGAGCATCTGCGCGGCCCGGAGGACATCCGGCGCGTCGGGGCGTGGCTGGACGCCCGGTTCGCCGCGCTCGCCAAGCCGCTGAACGCGCAGCGCGACATCGTCCGCAAACAGGCCGTCCGGGAGCGGCTCCTGCCGCTGATCGAGGCGTACCGGCAAGCCAAGCGCAACCGGGAGGTCGTGGACCACGGCGACCAGATGGCCCTCGCCGCGCGCATCGCGGCCCGGCATCCCGAGGTCGGGATGATCGAGCGGTCGCGGTTCTCGGTCGTGCTGCTGGACGAGTACCAGGACACGAGCCAGGCGCAGCTCGTCCTGCTGCGGTCGCTGTTCGGCGGCGGGCACCCGGTGACGGCGGTCGGCGACCCGTGCCAGTCGATCTACGGCTGGCGCGGGGCGAGCGCGGGGAACCTGCTGCGGTTCACCCACGACTTCCCGCGCCGTCCGGCGATCGAGGGACCGCGCGGACGGCCCGCCGAGCCCGCGCCCGTCCGGCAGCTCAGCCGCAGCTTCCGCAACGGCGAGCGGATCCTCGCCGCCGCCGCGCGCGTCCAGGAGGAACTGCGCGCCGACACCGCGCAGGTGCCGGTGCTGACGCCGGGCGCGGGCCGGGAGGGGCGCGGACGGGTCGAGTGCGCGCTGCTGCCGACCGTCGAGGACGAGGCCGAGCGCATCGCCGCCCGCGTCCTCGCCCTCCCGCTGGCGGAGACGGCGCCCGACGGGGAGCCGTCCGACGAGCCGCTGCGCTGGTCCGACATCGCGGTCCTCGCCCGCAAGCGCTCGCAGTTCCCGCTGATCCGGCGTGCGCTGGAGGCGCGGGGGATTCCGGTGGAGGTGGTCGGGCTCGGCGGGCTGCTGACCGTCCCGGAGGTGCAGGACGTCGTCGCGACGTTGCGCGTGATGCACGACCCGTCCGCCGGGGCGGCGCTGGCGCGGCTGCTGACCGGCCCGCGCTGGCGGCTCGGCCCGCGCGACCTGGTGGCGCTCGGCCGCCGCGCCCGCGAGCTGGCTTTGGACGCGGCCCGCGACATCACGCCGCCCGAGACGCCGCCCGAGGCCGCGCCGCCCGGGGACGCCGATCCGCTGAGCCGTCTGGTCACCGAGCTGAACCAGGAGACCGGCAGCCTCATCGACGCGCTGGACGACCTCGGCCCGTCGCCGGGAGGTCGGTCGGGGTCGGTTGGTCGGGGGAATACAGCGTTCTCGCCGGAGGGCTACGGCCGGTTGCGCCGGTTGCGCGACGAGCTGCGGCAGTTGCGCTCGCAGGCCGGGCTGGCGCTGCCCGACCTCGTCACCGAGGTGGAACGCGCGCTCGGGCTGGACATCGAGGTCGCGGCGCGGTCCGGGCTCGACCCGGTCACCGCCCGCGCCGACCTGGACGCGTTCGTCGACGCCGCCGCCGCGTTCGCCGGCGACGCCGAGGACCCGACGCTCGGCGCGTTCCTGGCGTACCTGTCGGCCGCCGAGTCCGAGGAGTTCGGGCTGGAGGCCGGACGGGTCGGCGAGACCGACAGCGTGAAGCTGCTGACCGTCCACGCGTCCAAGGGCCTGGAGTGGCCGGTCGTGATCGTGCCGGGGCTGGCGTCGGCGGCGCAGAAGAACGGGGCGCCCGCGAAGGGCTCGGTGTTCCCGTCGCCGCCGCAGAACGCCACCCGCTGGACGGCCAACGCCCGCGTCCTGCCGTTCCCGCTGCGCGGCGACCGCCTGGACCTGCCCGTCCTGCGCGGCCTGGAGAAGGACGACCTCGCCGCGTTCGACGCCGCCTGCGCCGAACGCGACCTGCGCGAGGAGCGGCGGCTCGCCTACGTCGCGGTGACGCGGGCGTCGAGCCTGCTCATCGCGACGGGCTACCGGTGGGGCGCGTCGGGGCGTCCGCTCGGGCCGTCGCCGTTCCTGGAGGAGATCCGCGCGGTGTGCCTGGCGGGCGCGGGCACGGTCGCGGCGTGGGCGGAGCCGCCCGAGGACGGCGCGGCGAACCCGCTGCTCGCGCGCGCCGAGGAGGGCGCGTGGCCGCCGCAGCCCGACACCGGCCCGCGCTACGCGGCGATCGTGGAGGCGGCGCGGATGGTCGAGGACGCGACGCGCGGCCGGAACCGTCCGTGGGCGGGCCGCGACGGGCTCGCCGAGCCGGACCGGCTGCGCATGTCGGCGTGGGCGCGGGACGTGGAACTGCTGCTCGCCGAACGCGACCGGGGCCGCGGCGGGGACGGCCTCCAGGTCGAGCTGCCCGCGCATCTGACGGTGTCGTCGCTGGTCACGCTGGCCCGCGACCCGGCGGCGCTGGCCCGGCAGATCCGCCGTCCGATGCCGCGTCCGCCCGCGCCGCACGCCCGGCGCGGCACCGCGTTCCACTCCTGGCTGGAGGGCCGCTGGGGGCAGCAGCGGCTGCTGGACCTGGACGAGCTGCCCGGCGCCACCGACGCCGAGGCCGCCCCCGACACCGACTTCGAGGAGTTGCGCGTCCGGTTCGAGGAGTCGGAGTGGGCCGCGCGGGAGCCGCTGGACATCGAGGTCCCGTTCGAGACGATGATCGGGGACCGGCTCGTCCGGGGCCGGATGGACGCGGTGTTCCGCTCCGGCGCGGACGCCTACGAGGTCGTGGACTGGAAGACGGGCGCGCTCCCGTCCGACGCCGACGCCGCGGCCGCCGCCGTGCAGCTCGCCGCGTACCGGCTGGCGTGGGCGGAGCTGGCGGGCGTGCCGCTGGACCGGGTGAGCGCCGCGTTCCACTACGTCCGAGCCAACCGGACAATTCGCCCAGCCGACCTGTTGGACGCGTCCGGGCTCGCCGCGCTCCTGGAAACCGTTCCCGCGACCTGA
- a CDS encoding ATP-dependent helicase, with translation MRRAGPSRVAVPELDGRQRRVVEHGGGPLLVLAGPGTGKTTTIVEAVVERIENRNVDPERVLVLTFSRKAAEELRQRITGRLRRTTRTPLALTFHSYAYALLHRDALARGEEPPRLLSGPEQLLEVRRLLEGERADGARGWPPDLHETLATRGFAEELRDFMLRAAERGIYGDDLAGLGKIRGRPEWVAIGAFMERYAARFDVDPVPTLDYGQLIQEAAGTLADEDALFRERDAYDVVFVDEYQDTDPAQEDLLQKLAGEGRDLIVVGDPDQSIYGFRGADVRGIQEFPDRFRTITGEPAPVVALRTCRRMGPAILAASRRVAQRLPASPRAGDEHRALLHPPDLEEGEVHAVIADSESQEAALVADELRRAHLLDGVPWSRMAVLVRSAAQQVPALRRALAQAGVPAIVTGDDVPLMAEPAVRPFLLLLRAALKKGFLDEEVAEDLLTGPLGGADALALRRLKRALRDLEEIAGQNRTLGELMVAAVSDVGELALVHEKVRAPAERVASLIETARKSADRGGSAEDVLWDVWRASGRADVLLEQSVKGGMRGASADRDLDAVVALFDHAARFVDRLPHAGPELFVDDIAGQEIAGDTLADRAPEGEAVRILTAHRAKGLEWDVVVVAGVQEGVWPDVRLRGSLLGLEELLEYAAGTQIEPGAAAGASMAAKMLHEERRLFYVAVTRARRRLVVTAVGGEDTEERPSRFLNELVPGALERSRLDEKTRWLSLPALVADLRSVVADPSRPEALRRAAAGHLARLARAGVRGASPDQWYAITALSDPGPAFDDGEQIQVSPSQVETFTTCGLRWLLTSAVGAQDGGPNEYAAMGKVVHAVAEMAGADDGVTEVDVARRLDEIWNDLDFRSAWYSDKQREQAAAMVDKFLAWHRQNPNEVVALEESFRVDLGRVVIKGRIDRAERDEQGRAVIIDIKTSTTHVPKEDLARHPQLGVYQYAVMLGAFERHGLIEPGGAKLVQVGKAAFTAKAREQEQPPPGEDADPEWPKKLVEIVATGMASDVFQARVNEKCRSCPVRSCCPVHDEGGRVGS, from the coding sequence GTGCGCCGCGCCGGTCCCAGCCGGGTCGCGGTGCCGGAGCTCGATGGGCGGCAGCGGCGTGTCGTGGAGCACGGCGGCGGTCCGTTGCTCGTGCTCGCCGGGCCCGGGACGGGGAAGACCACCACGATCGTCGAGGCGGTCGTGGAGCGGATCGAGAACCGGAACGTTGATCCGGAACGGGTGCTCGTCCTGACGTTCAGCCGTAAGGCGGCCGAGGAGCTGCGGCAGCGGATCACCGGGCGGCTGAGGCGCACGACGCGCACGCCGCTCGCGCTCACGTTCCACAGTTACGCGTACGCGCTGCTCCATCGGGACGCGCTCGCGCGGGGGGAGGAGCCGCCCCGGCTGCTGTCGGGGCCGGAGCAGCTTCTCGAAGTAAGGCGGCTGCTGGAAGGCGAGCGGGCGGACGGCGCTCGCGGCTGGCCCCCTGATCTCCACGAGACGCTCGCCACCCGGGGCTTCGCCGAGGAACTGCGGGACTTCATGCTGCGGGCCGCCGAGCGCGGGATCTACGGGGACGACCTCGCGGGCCTCGGCAAGATCCGGGGACGTCCGGAATGGGTGGCGATCGGCGCGTTCATGGAGCGGTACGCGGCGCGGTTCGACGTCGATCCCGTCCCGACGCTCGACTACGGCCAGCTCATCCAGGAGGCCGCCGGCACCCTCGCCGACGAGGACGCCCTGTTCCGCGAACGCGACGCCTACGACGTCGTGTTCGTCGACGAGTACCAGGACACCGACCCGGCTCAGGAGGACCTGCTCCAGAAGCTGGCGGGCGAGGGCCGCGACCTGATCGTCGTCGGCGACCCCGACCAGTCGATCTACGGGTTCCGGGGCGCGGACGTGCGCGGCATCCAGGAGTTCCCCGACCGGTTCCGGACGATCACCGGCGAGCCGGCGCCCGTCGTCGCGCTGCGGACGTGCCGGCGGATGGGCCCGGCGATCCTGGCCGCGTCCCGGCGCGTCGCGCAGCGGCTGCCCGCGTCCCCGCGCGCAGGGGACGAGCATCGCGCGCTGCTGCATCCGCCGGACCTGGAGGAGGGCGAGGTCCACGCCGTCATCGCCGACTCCGAGAGCCAGGAGGCGGCGCTGGTCGCGGACGAGCTGCGCCGCGCCCACCTGCTCGACGGCGTCCCGTGGTCGCGGATGGCGGTGCTGGTGCGGAGCGCGGCGCAGCAGGTCCCGGCGCTCCGAAGAGCGCTCGCGCAGGCGGGCGTCCCGGCGATCGTGACGGGCGACGACGTGCCGCTGATGGCCGAGCCCGCCGTCCGCCCGTTCCTGCTGCTGCTGCGCGCCGCGCTGAAGAAAGGCTTCCTGGACGAGGAGGTCGCCGAGGACCTGCTGACGGGCCCGCTCGGCGGCGCGGACGCCCTCGCGCTGCGCCGCCTCAAGCGCGCCCTGCGGGACCTGGAGGAGATCGCGGGCCAGAACCGGACGCTCGGCGAGCTGATGGTCGCGGCCGTCAGCGACGTCGGCGAACTCGCGCTCGTCCACGAGAAGGTCCGCGCGCCCGCCGAGCGCGTCGCGAGCCTCATCGAGACCGCGCGCAAGAGCGCCGACCGGGGCGGGTCCGCCGAGGACGTGCTGTGGGACGTGTGGCGCGCGAGCGGACGCGCCGACGTCCTGCTGGAGCAGAGCGTGAAGGGCGGGATGCGCGGGGCGTCCGCCGACCGGGACCTCGACGCGGTCGTCGCGCTGTTCGACCACGCCGCCCGGTTCGTGGACCGGCTCCCGCACGCGGGCCCTGAGCTGTTCGTGGACGACATCGCGGGCCAGGAGATCGCGGGCGACACGCTCGCCGACCGGGCGCCCGAGGGCGAGGCCGTCCGGATCCTCACCGCGCACCGCGCGAAGGGCCTGGAGTGGGACGTCGTGGTCGTGGCGGGCGTCCAGGAGGGCGTCTGGCCGGACGTGCGGCTGCGCGGCTCCCTGCTCGGCCTGGAGGAACTGCTCGAATACGCGGCGGGCACGCAGATCGAGCCGGGCGCGGCGGCGGGCGCGTCGATGGCCGCGAAGATGCTGCACGAGGAGCGCCGCCTGTTCTACGTCGCGGTGACGCGGGCGCGCAGGCGGCTGGTCGTGACGGCGGTCGGCGGCGAGGACACCGAGGAGCGCCCGTCCCGGTTCCTGAACGAGCTGGTCCCGGGCGCGCTGGAGCGGTCGCGGCTGGACGAGAAGACGCGCTGGCTGTCGCTGCCCGCGCTCGTCGCGGATCTGCGGTCGGTGGTCGCGGACCCGTCCCGTCCCGAGGCGCTGCGCCGCGCCGCCGCCGGCCACCTCGCCCGCCTCGCCCGCGCCGGGGTGCGCGGCGCGAGCCCCGACCAGTGGTACGCGATCACCGCGCTGTCGGATCCGGGGCCGGCGTTCGACGACGGCGAGCAGATCCAGGTGTCGCCGTCCCAGGTCGAGACGTTCACGACGTGCGGGCTGCGCTGGCTGCTGACCTCGGCGGTCGGCGCGCAGGACGGCGGCCCGAACGAGTACGCGGCGATGGGCAAGGTCGTCCACGCGGTGGCGGAGATGGCGGGCGCGGACGACGGCGTCACCGAGGTGGACGTCGCGCGCCGCCTGGACGAGATCTGGAACGACCTGGACTTCCGCAGCGCCTGGTACTCGGACAAGCAGCGCGAGCAGGCGGCGGCGATGGTCGACAAGTTCCTCGCCTGGCACCGGCAGAACCCGAACGAGGTCGTCGCGCTGGAGGAGTCGTTCCGGGTGGACCTCGGCCGCGTCGTCATCAAGGGCCGCATCGACCGGGCCGAGCGGGACGAGCAGGGACGCGCCGTCATCATCGACATCAAGACGTCCACGACGCACGTCCCGAAGGAGGACCTGGCGCGCCACCCGCAGCTCGGCGTGTACCAGTACGCGGTGATGCTCGGCGCGTTCGAGCGGCACGGGCTGATCGAGCCGGGCGGGGCCAAGCTCGTCCAGGTCGGGAAGGCGGCGTTCACGGCGAAGGCCCGCGAGCAGGAGCAGCCGCCGCCGGGCGAGGACGCCGACCCCGAGTGGCCGAAGAAGCTGGTCGAGATCGTCGCGACGGGCATGGCGAGCGACGTGTTCCAGGCGCGGGTGAACGAGAAGTGTCGGAGCTGTCCCGTACGGTCGTGCTGTCCGGTGCACGACGAGGGGGGACGGGTCGGTTCATGA
- a CDS encoding PucR family transcriptional regulator, whose amino-acid sequence MKTADLLQDDDLALRPLACATALDRPVRQVFVTDLPDPSRYLDGGELVLTGLMWRRGPYDSVPFVASLAARGIAALGAGEAAAPVPDDLVEACERYGVPLVAVPAQTTLSRVMAIVVRRLDAETSAAGATLPASHEALLARLPAEARRGFRQQVLGAITAYDRRYRSDLLGTLAQFLACSGSWTACARRLNLHVNTLRYRIRRIEELTGRDLSSLDDRVDLLLALRA is encoded by the coding sequence GTGAAGACCGCTGACCTGCTCCAGGACGACGACCTGGCGCTCCGGCCGCTCGCCTGCGCGACCGCGCTCGACCGTCCGGTGCGCCAGGTGTTCGTGACGGACCTGCCCGACCCGAGCCGTTACCTGGACGGCGGCGAACTCGTCCTCACCGGGCTCATGTGGCGGCGCGGCCCGTACGACTCGGTGCCGTTCGTCGCGTCGCTCGCCGCGCGGGGGATCGCGGCGCTCGGCGCGGGGGAGGCGGCCGCGCCCGTCCCCGACGACTTGGTGGAGGCGTGCGAGCGGTACGGGGTCCCGCTCGTGGCCGTCCCGGCGCAGACGACGCTGTCACGGGTGATGGCGATCGTCGTCCGGCGCCTGGACGCCGAGACGTCCGCGGCGGGCGCGACGCTCCCCGCGTCCCATGAGGCGCTGCTGGCGCGCCTCCCCGCCGAGGCGCGCCGCGGCTTCCGCCAGCAGGTGCTCGGCGCGATCACCGCCTACGACCGCCGCTACCGCAGCGACCTGCTCGGCACCCTCGCCCAGTTCCTCGCCTGCTCCGGTTCCTGGACGGCCTGCGCCCGTCGCCTGAACCTCCACGTCAACACGCTGCGCTACCGGATCCGCCGCATCGAGGAACTCACCGGCCGCGACCTTTCGTCCCTGGACGACCGAGTGGACCTCCTCCTGGCCCTACGCGCCTGA